A segment of the Brevundimonas sp. M20 genome:
CACGCGCGGGGCCGGGCCCTGCGTCAGGGGTTCCGGCAGCGGGAAGAAGCCGGGGACGTTGAAGTCGTTGTTGAACTTGGCGGCGATGTCGCGGGTCAGTTCCAGATGCTGCTTCTGGTCCTCGCCGGTCGGCACCTCGGTCGCCTTGTACAGCAGGATGTCCGCCGCCTGTAGCACCGGATAGGTGTACAGGCCGACGCTCGAGCGTTCCTTGTGCTTGCCCGACTTCTCCTTGAACTGGGTCATCCGGTCCAGCCAGCCGAGGCGGGCGACACAGTTGAACATCCAGGCCAGTTCAGTGTGCGCGCGAACCGCCGACTGCGGGAAGATCACCGACTTCGCCGGGTCCAGCCCCGAGGCCAGATAGGCGGCGGCGATCTCGCGGGTCTGGGCGGTCAGCAGGGCCGGGTCCTGCCACACGGTGATGGCGTGCAGATCGGCCACGAACAGGAAGCAGGGCGCGCCTGTGTCCTGCAGCTGGGTGAAGCGCTTCAGGGCGCCCAGATAGTTGCCCAGATGCAGGGCGCCGGAGGCCTGGATGCCGGACAGGATGCGGCGCGGGCCGGTGTATTGAGCCGGGACGGTATCGGTCATGGTCGGGTACTCGGGAGGAATCTGGATCAGACGCGCGAAAACGCGCGCGGCAAGGTGCTGGAGCAGGTCAGCGGCGCCATCGAGGCGCGGCGAAGGTCGGTCCCGAAATCATCATGCCATCGCGCTTATCGCCTCACCGTCGGTCAGTCCAGACCGGAGGAAATCGAGGCGCCCGGCTCACGCCGCAGCACGGCCTTCAGTTCGGCGACGCTGACGGCGCGGAAGGCCAGCAGACAGACGCCGTAGAGACCCGCCCCGACCGCGCAGACCACCAGCACGGCGATCTCCTTGGCGAGGAACAGACGGCTCAGGGTCTCGTAGCCGATGCTCGCGGCCAGCAGCACCGCCGCCATGACCGCGCTGGCCAGCACGACGCGGGAAATACGTGAAATGAAGGCCGTCGAGGCGTGCCAGGCCTTTTCACGGATCAGCGTCCCGCCCAGCAGGGCGACGTTCAGCCAGGCCGACAGGCTGGTGGCGATGGCGAGGCCCAGAACCCCGTCACGACCGGCGGCCGACAGCCAGAAGAACAGGGCCGAACCGACAACGACGGTGAACACCACCGCCGAGATGGCGAAGATCATCGGCCGGCGCGTGTCCTCGCGGGCGAAAAAGGGCGGGGTCAACACCTTGGCCAGCACGAAGGCCGGAACGCCCCAGGCGAACTGGCGCAGCACGTCAGCGGTGCGCGCGGCGTCGGCGCTGGTGAAGGCGCCCCGGGTCACGGTGGCGTCGATGATGAAGAACGGGATCACGAACAGGGCCACCGCCGCGGGCAGGGTGAAGGCCATGGCCAGGGTCACGCCGTCGTCCAGCGTCTTGCGGCCCCCCTCATGATCGCCCTGCACGAAGGCGCGGGTCAGGCGCGGCACCAGCGCCAGACCGATCGCCACCCCGACCAGACCCAGCGGCAGCTGGTACAGGCGGTCGGCGTTGTAGAGCACCGAGCGGGCGCCCTCGTCCGACCCGGTCAGCACCTGACTGACCACCGAGTTGATCTGCATGGCGCCGCCCGCCAGAGCGCCGGGCACGGCGAGGGCCAGCGCCTTCTTCACATTGGGGGTCAGGCGCGGCATGCCCAGCTTCAGCTTCACGCCCAACCGGCGCACGCCCCACCACAACAGGCCCGCCTGAATCAGGCCCGACACCGTCACCGCCGTCGCGGCGGCCAGAAGCGTGGTCTCCTGACTCATCGCAAGGACGCTGGGCGCCAGCAGCGGCACCAGGGTGCAGACGTTCAGGAAGGCGGGCACCGCCGCCGACAGGGCGAACCGTCCGCCCGTGTTCAGCACGCCGGACAGCAGGGAGGCGATGGTCATGCAGGCCAGATAGGGCATGGCCAGCTGGGTCGCGATCACGGCGACGCGCATCACCTCCGCATCACTCCGCCAGGCCGACAGCAGCCAGGGCATGATCCACGGCATCAGCACCTGCAGAACGATGCAGAAGCCCGCGACCACGGCGAACATGAAGCTGAGCGCTTCGGAGGCGGTGACGGTCGCGGCCTCGTCTCCCTCGCGCGCCTTCACGCCGCCGTAGACCGGCACGAAGGCCTGGGCGAAGGCCCCCTCCGCGAACAGACGCCGGAACAGGTTGGGCAACATCAGACAGGTCGCCCACACATCCATCATCGGCCCCTGACCGAACCGGGCCGAGAGGGCCAGATCGCGGGCGAAACCCAGAACGCGGCTCCCCAGCGTCAGGGTCGCTTGCACCAAGGTGTTTCGGGCGAGGCTCATCGGGAACTCGAAGGGACGTGTGACGCTGGCTTAGCGCGCTTCCGGGCGGGGCGATACGGGGCGTTTCCGACCGAATTCCGACACGTCCCGCAGGCTGGCCCGGACCGGGGTGGAGACGGATCGACCATTGGCGTCGCGGCGATCCAGAACCGCCTCCAACGCCTCGCGCAACCGCTCCAGTCTGGGTCCTGCTTTCGGGCGCCGGCCCTTCGCATCCGTGACATAGAAGCTGTCCACCGCCCGCTCGCCGAAACCGGCGATATGGGCCGAGCGGATCGACAGCCCGTTGTCGGTCAGCACCCGCGACAGCTCGGCCAGCAGGCCGGGCCGGTCAGCGCCGGACAGCTCGATCACCGCCGCATCGAGGCTCTCGTCCAGATCAATCAGGGCCACCGGACGCACATCGAAGGCCGCGCGCCGGGGGTTCGGTTGCGGTTCCGGCGGGGGCGTCAGGCCCTTTCCCCGCGCCGCCGCTTCGAGCGCCGAGACCAGCCGGGTCAGACGACGGGGTTCCGCCTGTCCATAGGGCGCGCCCGATCCGTCCTGAAGCTCGAACACGTCCAGCGCGGTGCCGTCTTCCGCCGTCGCCACCCGCGCCCCGACGACGTCGGCCCCGCCCGCCGCCAGCGCCGCCGCCAGATCGGCGAACAGACCCGGACGGTCCTTGGCCGCGACGGCGATGCGGGCGGCGGCCAGAGGCTCATTGCCCTCATCGTCCGGCCTCCCCGTGATGATGCTGGCCGCCGCACCGGACTGGGCGGCGCGCTTCACCAGATCAGGATAGTCCGCCAGCGGGTCCGCCCGGGTCACGTTCTCTCCCCGGAACACCGCCTCGGTGCGCTGATACAGGTCGCGCATCAGCTGGCCCTTCCAGCCGTTCCAGACCCCCGGCCCCACCGCCCGGACGTCAGCCACGGTCAGCACCAGCAGGGTCCGCAACCGTTCGGGGTCTCCGACCAGTTCGGCGAAGGCGCGGATGGTCGCCGGGTCGGAGACATCCCGCTTCTGGGCGTAGTCCGACAGGGCCAGATGGTTGCGCACCAGCCAGACCACGAACTCGGTTCGTCTGGGATCGATTCCCAGCCGGTCGCAGGCGCGACGGGCGGAGATGGCGCCGTCCTCCAGCTGCCCGCGATCCCCGCCCTTGCCCACGTCATGCAGCAGCATGGCCAGCATCAGGGCCTCGAAGTCGTCGAT
Coding sequences within it:
- the trpS gene encoding tryptophan--tRNA ligase, coding for MTDTVPAQYTGPRRILSGIQASGALHLGNYLGALKRFTQLQDTGAPCFLFVADLHAITVWQDPALLTAQTREIAAAYLASGLDPAKSVIFPQSAVRAHTELAWMFNCVARLGWLDRMTQFKEKSGKHKERSSVGLYTYPVLQAADILLYKATEVPTGEDQKQHLELTRDIAAKFNNDFNVPGFFPLPEPLTQGPAPRVMSLRDGAAKMSKSDPSDASRINLTDDADTIVAKIRKAKTDPGNLPEDVEGLNDRPEAKNLVTIYAALADLTREQVLARYGGQGFGAFKPALAELAVESMAPVTAEMRRLMADTTEIDRVLKDGAERAAQIADPVVAEVKKIIGFWGA
- the murJ gene encoding murein biosynthesis integral membrane protein MurJ; translation: MSLARNTLVQATLTLGSRVLGFARDLALSARFGQGPMMDVWATCLMLPNLFRRLFAEGAFAQAFVPVYGGVKAREGDEAATVTASEALSFMFAVVAGFCIVLQVLMPWIMPWLLSAWRSDAEVMRVAVIATQLAMPYLACMTIASLLSGVLNTGGRFALSAAVPAFLNVCTLVPLLAPSVLAMSQETTLLAAATAVTVSGLIQAGLLWWGVRRLGVKLKLGMPRLTPNVKKALALAVPGALAGGAMQINSVVSQVLTGSDEGARSVLYNADRLYQLPLGLVGVAIGLALVPRLTRAFVQGDHEGGRKTLDDGVTLAMAFTLPAAVALFVIPFFIIDATVTRGAFTSADAARTADVLRQFAWGVPAFVLAKVLTPPFFAREDTRRPMIFAISAVVFTVVVGSALFFWLSAAGRDGVLGLAIATSLSAWLNVALLGGTLIREKAWHASTAFISRISRVVLASAVMAAVLLAASIGYETLSRLFLAKEIAVLVVCAVGAGLYGVCLLAFRAVSVAELKAVLRREPGASISSGLD